The proteins below come from a single Candidatus Rhabdochlamydia sp. T3358 genomic window:
- a CDS encoding DUF6543 domain-containing protein, which produces MKAADKPTIETKLSQIPAAFRLLAKNELQEKINENNPSLNLDPDKIYIKNASGSSETLTDALLKKAIGEENLLNTQNAWFYSTENVRLEDIVQGLDIARVKTLIEGLSAALVNTYYWQMDNYWKSNILPIPQELKIAPEEDLLKTLVEKEFLIERAYQIDSMYPNLKQSVVSYLSQKLKSLYNKDINPDIVRVLIFKKGQEDISLPSSSFDLTNFALNYLSAWFFYLFIHSSEETTIWVKIDQTSQKIALNDIFQTSDALAIKSKHQVRLNRFWQKNTNNYRILAKFSYLKALLEQQNSELKLSEKSLKLALQAIGLNKKKIEAIINIDEIDPKEISLDILETLTSPKKHLEVSLLLINNQIASDILKICDPETTDSLLYIPGYSPSFIEASNEKILNHWVFFQVKLSPKHLAAIASHFPHSSRVIYNTKQDAFLHQNYRAQENVAPIFIQEDIFSFITKKQKERIVADLYTEGIPVPIYSGSVPNFQSTDSAFFTTIAAAIKYLPQLLPNIHNVSGDLQELFPSPYETAAELVKKGIKNKLNIDIDPDKTFISFSLHEVESFSYDPNIPLVRGQEASTTIQSLTEAALSNYQEGYSPLGFTTIIYQDLSGKREYTANAELLNILPKDVEDIIQKADLAALHKSKLDSFWNQHTNRIKYFCQHRYLQQALEDYQDKILSEENFKLIVDVVFYSLSLEEEELPSLINPHISIEIVSVDSYQSTDMFVFRDTSKEQVILYISGDQKAFFPFANYEACICFLEEKGKTNAEWQKLLTSHFSMDVQDSVLSALKRGPYIDPSSLTSALYPRSASCSFSNTNVRHPITTKPIEKSFFEVIQKNTQKRSYLDASAVIVSDRELMLRRVISIAKSIEIALLVPSLAFPILNWVSLAALATETSINLYLAKNADTIKERHLAALSAGFNTLELLLIGAFLSLRSLKFSKEQSLPTTEQVNSRTISSGRGLHTFLKKNPISEELFFDTTKSMQVWQISAGNHQFSYLDAKAWLLDEQFLLFTGKTSKARHLIISSHGGYFPGSSIVKVPNTTELVILGPHGWELMDTKITSIAKRSIFPYGVINEHTAFPSQNAFLHSPLFYHPPTKVQRYPKKANIKALAGTNVQGHIKNYTLTKYQKFGPGKESYLDVVQLVNRSRNTLPIIEEIGLEPIDVLTIRNRIGKIPPNLDDLFKSLQNHGIHYNRITLAFCRSNTILSGLNSAPKYTPPMI; this is translated from the coding sequence ATGAAAGCTGCTGACAAACCAACAATAGAGACTAAGCTAAGCCAAATCCCTGCTGCCTTTCGGCTGCTTGCAAAAAACGAACTGCAAGAAAAGATCAATGAAAATAACCCTTCTCTGAACCTAGACCCAGATAAAATATACATAAAAAATGCAAGCGGTTCTTCAGAAACACTAACAGATGCTTTACTTAAAAAAGCTATAGGTGAAGAAAACCTCTTAAATACTCAGAATGCTTGGTTCTATTCTACAGAAAATGTGCGTCTAGAAGACATAGTCCAAGGATTAGATATTGCAAGGGTAAAAACCCTTATTGAGGGCTTGAGTGCCGCACTTGTTAATACCTATTATTGGCAAATGGATAACTATTGGAAATCAAATATACTTCCTATACCTCAAGAGTTGAAAATAGCCCCTGAAGAGGACCTTTTAAAAACTCTTGTAGAAAAAGAATTTCTAATAGAAAGAGCCTATCAGATAGATAGCATGTATCCTAATTTGAAACAAAGCGTGGTTTCCTATCTTAGCCAAAAACTAAAAAGCTTATACAACAAAGACATCAATCCGGATATAGTACGTGTTCTTATTTTTAAAAAAGGGCAAGAAGACATCTCTTTACCCTCTTCAAGTTTTGATTTAACAAATTTTGCTCTGAATTATTTATCAGCCTGGTTTTTCTATTTGTTTATACATTCATCGGAAGAAACTACTATATGGGTTAAGATCGACCAAACCTCTCAAAAGATAGCTCTAAACGATATTTTTCAGACAAGTGATGCCCTTGCTATAAAATCTAAGCATCAAGTAAGGCTAAATCGCTTTTGGCAAAAAAATACTAATAACTACCGAATACTCGCTAAGTTTTCTTATCTTAAAGCTCTTTTAGAGCAGCAAAACAGCGAGCTTAAGCTCTCTGAAAAAAGCCTTAAACTAGCTCTACAAGCTATAGGCTTAAATAAAAAAAAGATAGAAGCAATAATAAACATAGATGAGATAGACCCTAAAGAAATTTCTCTAGATATCTTAGAAACTCTAACTAGTCCAAAAAAACACCTTGAAGTATCCCTTCTTTTAATTAATAACCAAATAGCTTCTGATATTTTAAAAATTTGTGATCCAGAGACTACAGACTCTTTGTTATATATACCAGGATACTCTCCTTCTTTTATCGAAGCTAGCAATGAAAAAATTTTGAATCATTGGGTCTTCTTTCAAGTAAAATTATCGCCGAAGCATTTAGCTGCAATTGCTTCTCATTTTCCTCACTCTAGTAGGGTGATATATAACACTAAGCAAGATGCTTTCCTTCATCAAAACTATAGAGCACAAGAAAATGTAGCGCCGATTTTTATTCAAGAAGACATCTTTTCTTTTATCACAAAAAAACAAAAAGAGCGAATAGTTGCTGATCTATATACAGAAGGAATCCCTGTGCCTATTTACTCTGGCTCTGTCCCTAATTTTCAATCTACAGATTCTGCATTTTTTACAACAATTGCAGCTGCTATCAAATATCTCCCTCAGCTTTTGCCCAATATTCATAATGTATCTGGTGATTTGCAGGAGCTTTTTCCCTCTCCTTATGAAACGGCTGCAGAGCTTGTTAAAAAGGGCATTAAGAATAAGCTAAATATAGATATCGATCCGGATAAGACATTTATTAGCTTTTCTTTACATGAAGTAGAATCTTTTTCTTATGACCCAAACATACCTTTAGTTAGAGGACAAGAAGCTAGCACAACCATCCAATCTCTAACAGAGGCTGCTTTAAGTAATTATCAGGAAGGCTATTCTCCCTTGGGTTTTACAACAATCATTTATCAAGATCTATCTGGAAAAAGAGAATACACAGCAAATGCTGAGCTACTGAACATCTTGCCGAAAGATGTGGAAGACATTATCCAAAAAGCAGATTTAGCTGCTTTGCATAAAAGTAAACTGGACTCTTTTTGGAATCAGCACACAAATCGAATAAAGTATTTCTGTCAGCATAGATATTTACAACAAGCCTTAGAGGATTATCAGGATAAGATTCTGTCAGAAGAAAACTTTAAGCTGATTGTAGATGTGGTTTTTTATTCTTTGAGTTTAGAAGAGGAAGAACTACCTAGTCTGATCAATCCTCATATCAGTATAGAAATAGTCAGCGTTGATAGTTACCAATCCACCGATATGTTTGTCTTTCGCGATACAAGTAAAGAGCAAGTAATCTTATACATATCAGGAGATCAAAAAGCATTTTTTCCCTTTGCTAATTACGAAGCGTGTATCTGTTTTCTTGAAGAGAAGGGAAAAACAAATGCTGAATGGCAAAAGTTACTTACCTCGCATTTTTCCATGGATGTTCAAGATTCTGTTCTTAGCGCACTAAAGAGAGGGCCTTATATAGATCCATCTTCCTTGACATCTGCCCTCTATCCGCGATCTGCTAGTTGCTCTTTTTCAAATACTAATGTTAGACATCCCATAACAACAAAACCTATAGAAAAAAGCTTTTTTGAAGTCATCCAAAAAAACACCCAAAAGCGCTCTTATCTAGATGCAAGTGCAGTAATTGTCTCTGATAGAGAACTTATGTTAAGGCGCGTTATCAGTATCGCAAAATCTATAGAGATTGCCTTATTAGTACCCAGTCTTGCCTTTCCCATTCTAAACTGGGTATCGCTTGCTGCTTTAGCAACAGAAACCTCTATCAATCTCTATCTAGCAAAAAATGCTGATACGATAAAAGAGCGCCACCTTGCAGCGTTATCTGCAGGGTTTAACACTTTAGAGCTTCTCTTAATAGGAGCATTTTTAAGTCTGCGATCCTTGAAGTTTTCTAAAGAACAAAGCCTGCCTACTACTGAACAAGTAAACTCACGTACAATTAGTAGTGGTAGAGGATTGCATACTTTTCTTAAGAAAAATCCTATATCTGAAGAGCTGTTCTTTGATACTACAAAATCTATGCAGGTCTGGCAAATTTCGGCGGGTAATCATCAATTTAGCTACTTAGATGCTAAAGCCTGGCTTCTTGATGAACAATTCCTTCTATTTACCGGAAAAACAAGCAAAGCTAGACATTTGATTATCTCCTCTCATGGTGGATATTTCCCTGGAAGCAGTATCGTTAAAGTTCCAAATACTACAGAGCTTGTCATTTTAGGCCCGCATGGTTGGGAACTAATGGATACTAAGATAACATCTATTGCTAAAAGATCGATCTTTCCCTATGGAGTTATTAACGAGCATACAGCTTTTCCTTCTCAAAATGCATTTTTGCACTCGCCTCTATTTTATCATCCTCCTACAAAAGTACAAAGGTATCCCAAAAAAGCCAATATAAAAGCTTTAGCAGGAACAAATGTTCAGGGACATATTAAAAATTATACCTTAACTAAGTATCAAAAATTTGGACCTGGAAAAGAGAGCTATCTAGATGTTGTGCAACTTGTTAATCGCTCAAGAAATACGCTTCCTATCATTGAAGAAATAGGATTGGAGCCAATTGATGTGCTAACGATTCGCAATCGTATAGGAAAGATTCCTCCTAATTTAGATGATCTATTTAAATCTCTGCAAAATCATGGAATTCATTATAACAGAATTACTTTAGCCTTTTGTAGATCCAATACGATTTTGTCTGGGCTTAACTCTGCTCCAAAATATACACCGCCTATGATTTAA
- the gatC gene encoding Asp-tRNA(Asn)/Glu-tRNA(Gln) amidotransferase subunit GatC, whose product MTKFDEEDLEKLNRLCRLGEATQEEKKAISKHLKKVLGYMELLSEIDTTNVPTCYQVGEIQKSVTRDDIVMDILSREQFLENAPSHVGGMIRVPTVINFSN is encoded by the coding sequence ATGACAAAGTTTGATGAAGAAGATCTTGAAAAGCTTAATAGACTCTGCCGTCTTGGGGAAGCAACACAAGAAGAAAAAAAAGCTATATCTAAGCACTTAAAAAAAGTCTTAGGCTATATGGAGCTGCTTTCTGAAATTGACACAACTAATGTGCCTACTTGTTATCAAGTAGGAGAAATCCAAAAAAGTGTTACAAGAGATGATATAGTCATGGACATCTTATCCAGAGAGCAGTTTTTAGAAAATGCTCCTTCTCATGTAGGTGGCATGATTCGCGTGCCTACAGTAATTAATTTTTCTAACTAA
- the gatA gene encoding Asp-tRNA(Asn)/Glu-tRNA(Gln) amidotransferase subunit GatA gives MYRLSARAIREEFCKKKITAKQIAEKTLERISLHDGKIGAFLSVMEERVMLKAAELDRKRDSGKPLGALAGVPISIKDNIHIQGEKTTCASKFLENYKAVFDATVVRLLEEADALIIGKTNLDEFAMGSSTENSAYQLTKNPWNLKCTPGGSSGGSAASVAARFCPISLGTDTGGSIRQPAAFCGIVGFKPTYGRISRYGLVAFASSLDQIGPLTYDVKDAALCMQVISRHCSHDSTSIRSPVEDYLKKLDQPIHGQTIGVPYSCLGELDTGSKEHFLEAIEVLKKLGATIVDVDLNLLKYAIAVYYILATAEASTNLARFDSIRYGKRAEDAKTLEEIYVLSRQEGFGAEVKKRILLGTYVLSSGYQEAYCKKAQKVRTLLIQMFQQAFAKCNMIAMPTSPLTSFPLGKFQDPVQLYLQDIFTVSANLAGLPAISVPNGFSEENLPYGLQLIGPYMHDTEVLRFGYAFESATSFTNLVPPLFDNKAHK, from the coding sequence ATGTATCGACTATCCGCCCGTGCTATCCGTGAGGAATTTTGCAAAAAAAAAATTACAGCCAAGCAAATTGCTGAAAAGACATTAGAGCGAATTTCCTTGCATGATGGAAAAATTGGCGCTTTTTTATCTGTAATGGAAGAAAGGGTGATGCTAAAAGCTGCTGAATTAGATCGCAAAAGAGATTCTGGTAAGCCACTAGGAGCTTTAGCAGGAGTACCTATTTCCATTAAAGACAACATCCATATTCAAGGAGAAAAAACAACCTGTGCTTCTAAGTTTTTAGAAAACTATAAAGCGGTTTTTGATGCAACTGTAGTTAGGCTTTTAGAAGAAGCAGATGCATTGATCATTGGTAAAACCAATCTTGATGAATTTGCCATGGGATCTTCTACAGAAAACTCTGCTTATCAGCTAACTAAAAATCCTTGGAATCTTAAATGCACACCAGGTGGATCATCCGGTGGCTCTGCTGCATCTGTAGCTGCAAGGTTTTGTCCTATTTCTCTAGGAACAGACACAGGCGGATCTATCAGACAACCAGCTGCTTTTTGTGGAATTGTAGGATTCAAGCCCACATATGGACGTATCTCTCGTTATGGCCTAGTAGCCTTTGCGTCTTCTCTAGATCAAATTGGACCTTTGACCTATGATGTAAAAGATGCGGCTTTATGCATGCAAGTCATTTCAAGACACTGCTCTCATGACTCTACCAGCATTAGATCTCCTGTAGAGGATTATTTAAAAAAACTGGATCAACCTATTCACGGTCAAACGATTGGCGTTCCCTATAGTTGCTTAGGTGAATTGGACACTGGGTCCAAAGAACATTTTTTAGAAGCTATAGAGGTTTTAAAAAAATTAGGTGCAACTATTGTAGACGTAGACTTAAATCTGTTAAAATACGCAATTGCCGTCTATTACATTCTAGCTACAGCAGAAGCATCTACAAATCTTGCGCGTTTTGACAGCATTCGCTACGGCAAGCGAGCAGAAGATGCCAAAACCCTCGAAGAGATTTATGTGCTGTCTAGACAAGAAGGTTTTGGAGCAGAAGTGAAAAAACGCATTTTACTAGGTACTTATGTTCTCTCTTCTGGCTACCAAGAGGCCTATTGCAAAAAGGCACAGAAAGTACGCACCTTGTTGATCCAAATGTTTCAACAAGCCTTTGCCAAATGCAACATGATTGCTATGCCAACATCTCCTTTAACAAGCTTTCCTTTAGGCAAATTTCAAGATCCTGTACAGCTTTATCTACAAGATATTTTCACTGTATCTGCAAATTTGGCAGGATTACCGGCAATTAGTGTCCCCAATGGATTTAGTGAGGAAAATCTCCCTTACGGTCTGCAACTCATCGGGCCTTATATGCATGATACAGAAGTCTTACGTTTTGGATATGCTTTTGAAAGCGCAACTTCCTTTACAAACCTAGTTCCCCCTTTATTTGATAACAAGGCACACAAATGA